A genomic region of Leishmania braziliensis MHOM/BR/75/M2904 complete genome, chromosome 33 contains the following coding sequences:
- a CDS encoding putative expression-site associated gene (ESAG3) yields the protein MAQTFHRGVAHSHRRRLSRSWRRCAGLFNGRAVPLVSAFAVALLVTAAVLLTPRNYAWILDGSDLAIPYRSKAAVYRQNAAFVAPFPRGGGIGVANTSTETVPAAVHSRSRRQEALEAEIEAYLASHGIRRERRTRVRFQIVSNVVDWRLCTAVGSAALAGFSIPVTGFNATYSHVRRFERYLNFIEREELHDEDIVVTMDSDVYWTGADFLPFLGKFARFSPEQESDLDVAAVRAWEDYGEKKAPLYMQRLQDEMHNGTAGVKRPLLQMPPVVHSAENVCWWGQHSESFVQCPLAYATLDCMVEVARNHASSIDVHKAASYAGVSAKTLRSQLKKSFTGKQQWMVDDMLGNPNAASPYTTQAKRSRDDPLFYNVTVVSKSSPTVLLNGGMHVSRVWALRRLAKAVATYTATETPIEDAGRDRTSEWWCDQGVLGQIYVRGRLYEVEHNLLAGPPLSRRTPPVPYDDRYGPPGLVGLDRRSEMAVLAPTKMRNPTLLHPSKYLEEQSLGSNRWWTWSKAELLLGENEPQGHSLEHLQTTRGGALVTPPLLWRSATAEDRSRGFQNEAEEDPDVVRIPFIHYAGAPKHKWFAAHRHYYSWMVAARHDSRARESVTNALRKELVELWFNEERVFVNFTHMCRDPTLLSLP from the coding sequence ATGGCGCAGACGTTTCATAGAGGCGTGGCACATTCTCACCGCCGGCGACTGAGCCGCTCATGGAGGCGTTGCGCCGGCCTATTCAATGGGCGCGCTGTGCCACTCGTTAGCGCTTTTGCCGTGGCGCTCTTAGTCACGGCGGCCGTGCTGTTAACGCCGCGTAACTACGCGTGGATACTGGATGGCAGCGACCTTGCCATCCCGTACCGCTCTAAAGCCGCAGTGTATCGACAAAACGCTGCGTTTGTGGCGCCGTTTCCCCGTGGTGGTGGGATTGGCGTTGCTAACACCTCGACGGAAACCGTCCCCGCCGCGGTGCATAGTCGCTCACGCCGTCAAGAagcgctggaggcggagatCGAGGCGTACCTAGCGAGCCACGGCATCCGTCGTGAGCGCCGCACACGCGTTCGCTTTCAGATCGTCTCCAATGTGGTAGATTGGAGACTGTGCACCGCGGTAGGCtctgcggcgctggcgggcTTCAGCATACCGGTAACCGGCTTCAACGCCACCTACTCACATGTCCGGCGCTTCGAAAGGTATCTCAACTTTATCgagcgcgaggagctgcacgacgAAGACATCGTCGTCACAATGGACAGCGACGTTTACTGGACTGGAGCCGactttctccccttcctcggGAAGTTCGCGCGCTTTTCCCCGGAGCAGGAAAGCGATTTAGACGTTGCAGCCGTCCGGGCATGGGAAGACTatggggagaagaaggcgcccCTGTACATGCAGCGCCTTCAAGACGAGATGCACAATGGCACCGCAGGTGTGAAGCGCCCTTTGCTGCAGATGCCGCCTGTGGTGCACAGCGCCGAGAACGTGTGCTGGTGGGGTCAGCACTCTGAAAGCTTTGTGCAGTGCCCTCTGGCCTATGCGACGCTGGACTGCATGGTCGAGGTGGCGCGCAACCACGCTTCGAGCATCGACGTGCATAAGGCAGCATCCTACGCAGGCGTGTCCGCCAAAACGCTGCGGAGTCAACTCAAGAAGTCCTTCACGGGCAAGCAACAGTGGATGGTGGACGACATGCTAGGCAACCCGAACGCGGCGTCACCGTATACGACCCAGGCGAAGCGGTCTCGCGACGATCCGCTCTTCTACAACGTCACCGTTGTGAGCAAGTCCAGCCCGACCGTGCTGCTGAATGGCGGCATGCACGTGTCACGCGTGTGggcgctgcgccggctgGCAAAGGCCGTTGCAACGTACACGGCGACAGAGACGCCGATCGAGGATGCGGGGCGGGACCGCACATCTGAGTGGTGGTGTGACCAAGGCGTGTTAGGCCAAATATATGTGCGGGGGCGCCTGTACGAGGTTGAGCACAACCTGTTGGCTGGGCCTCCGCTTTCGAGGCGGACGCCGCCAGTCCCGTACGATGACCGCTACGGGCCACCAGGCCTTGTTGGTCTGGACAGGCGGTCAGAGATGGCAGTTCTCGCACCGACAAAGATGCGCAACCCGACTCTGCTCCACCCCAGCAAGTACCTGGAGGAGCAGTCCCTGGGCAGCAACCGTTGGTGGACCTGGAGCAAGGCCGAACTACTGCTGGGCGAGAACGAGCCTCAGGGTCACTCACTGGAGCACCTACAGACGACGCGTGGCGGCGCCCTCgtgacaccgccgctgctgtggcgctcGGCGACCGCAGAGGACAGGTCGAGAGGCTTCCAAAATGAAGCTGAGGAAGACCCTGACGTCGTTCGTATTCCATTTATACACTACGCCGGAGCTCCCAAGCACAAGTGGTTCGCGGCTCATCGCCACTATTACTCGTGGATGGTGGCCGCGCGGCACGACAGCCGGGCACGGGAATCCGTGACGAATGCTCTCCGGAAGGAGTTGGTGGAGCTGTGGTTCAACGAGGAGCGTGTTTTCGTTAACTTCACACACATGTGCAGGGATCCAACACTGCTGTCTTTGCCGTAG